A single region of the Salipaludibacillus sp. LMS25 genome encodes:
- the xylA gene encoding xylose isomerase, which translates to MAYFTNVPKIKFEGYQSTNPFAFKYYNAEEKVGGKSMKEHLTFSVAYWHTLTGDGGDPFGAGTALRPWDHLSGMDQAKARVEAAFELFEKLDVPYFCFHDVDVAPEGSSLKETNDNLDVIVAMIKDYMKTSRTKLLWNTANMFTHPRFTHGAATANDANVYAYSAAKVKKGLEVGKELGAENYVFWGGREGYETLLNTDLKLELDNLAKFYHMALDYAKEIGFDAQFLIEPKPKEPTTHQYDFDVATATAFLHQYGLEQDFKFNIEANHATLAGHTFEHELRVARTNGMLGSVDANQGDTLLGWDTDEFPTDLYATTLAMYEILKNGGLGRGGLNFDAKVRRGSFAPQDLFHAHIAGMDAFAIGLKVANKLIEDNFFETIVNNRYATFKSAIGEKITAGNTNFKELEQHALQLDTIEVASGQVEKIKAQLNQYLLRVNEL; encoded by the coding sequence ATGGCATATTTTACTAACGTCCCTAAAATTAAGTTTGAAGGTTATCAATCTACCAATCCATTTGCATTTAAGTACTATAATGCTGAAGAAAAAGTTGGCGGAAAATCCATGAAAGAGCATTTAACGTTTTCTGTTGCTTATTGGCACACCTTAACGGGAGATGGTGGGGATCCGTTTGGAGCTGGCACAGCATTACGGCCATGGGACCACTTAAGCGGCATGGATCAAGCAAAGGCGAGAGTAGAAGCGGCATTTGAATTGTTCGAAAAGCTTGATGTGCCTTATTTTTGCTTCCATGATGTAGATGTGGCACCTGAAGGAAGCTCGTTAAAAGAAACAAATGACAACCTTGATGTGATTGTGGCGATGATAAAGGACTATATGAAAACGAGTCGAACGAAACTGCTATGGAATACAGCTAATATGTTTACACACCCAAGATTTACCCATGGTGCAGCCACAGCTAACGATGCAAATGTATACGCTTACTCGGCGGCGAAAGTTAAGAAAGGATTAGAAGTAGGAAAAGAGTTAGGCGCAGAAAACTACGTGTTTTGGGGTGGAAGAGAAGGCTATGAAACATTACTAAATACAGACTTAAAGCTTGAATTAGATAACTTGGCTAAATTTTACCATATGGCGCTTGATTACGCGAAAGAAATTGGCTTTGATGCTCAGTTCTTAATTGAGCCTAAGCCAAAAGAACCGACGACCCATCAGTATGACTTCGATGTGGCAACAGCAACGGCATTTTTACATCAGTACGGACTGGAACAAGATTTTAAGTTTAATATCGAAGCGAACCATGCCACATTAGCAGGACATACGTTTGAGCATGAATTGCGTGTAGCACGAACGAACGGCATGCTCGGATCGGTTGATGCTAACCAAGGAGACACGTTACTTGGCTGGGATACGGATGAATTCCCTACTGACCTTTACGCCACCACACTAGCTATGTATGAAATTTTGAAAAATGGCGGTCTTGGCAGAGGAGGATTAAACTTTGATGCCAAAGTACGACGTGGATCATTTGCGCCACAAGACTTGTTTCATGCCCACATTGCCGGCATGGACGCATTTGCCATTGGCCTTAAAGTCGCCAATAAATTAATTGAAGATAACTTCTTTGAAACGATAGTTAATAACCGTTACGCCACCTTTAAATCCGCTATAGGCGAGAAAATTACCGCTGGAAACACAAATTTCAAAGAGCTAGAGCAACATGCCCTTCAATTGGATACAATTGAGGTGGCATCAGGCCAAGTTGAAAAAATAAAAGCCCAATTAAATCAGTATTTATTACGTGTGAATGAGCTATAA
- a CDS encoding response regulator has protein sequence MKAKQILIVDDEPLSRNGIKRTLEAWSNDFLVIHAATSAYDAFDIAEKESIDLLITDIRMPEMSGLCLIEKLQEKKQPPEFIVISAYCEFNYAHHALELGVFTYLLKPLQKKKLLDAVTKVLKRRSEKIRLNHVEKLLDSKLPDENHVSQGIPTSVSKAMAYIDQHYQSKIGIKEVANAVHLNPNYLSVLFKEHLSITFSDYVIRRRLQHAKHLLLSTDLPIALIAEQTGYQTAKYFIKLFKENESVTPSQYRKKASNQPY, from the coding sequence ATGAAGGCAAAGCAAATTTTGATCGTTGACGATGAGCCTCTGTCACGAAACGGTATTAAACGTACACTTGAGGCTTGGTCAAATGATTTCCTAGTAATTCATGCAGCGACAAGTGCTTATGATGCCTTTGATATTGCTGAAAAAGAAAGCATCGACTTGCTCATAACGGATATTCGTATGCCTGAAATGTCTGGGTTATGTTTAATAGAAAAATTACAAGAAAAAAAACAACCTCCTGAATTTATTGTTATCTCGGCTTATTGTGAATTCAACTATGCCCATCACGCCTTAGAATTAGGGGTATTTACCTACTTACTTAAGCCTCTTCAAAAAAAGAAGTTACTTGACGCTGTAACAAAAGTTTTAAAACGGCGATCTGAAAAAATACGCCTAAACCATGTGGAAAAACTTTTAGATAGTAAGCTTCCTGACGAAAACCATGTCTCTCAAGGGATTCCCACCTCTGTAAGCAAGGCGATGGCATATATTGATCAGCACTATCAAAGTAAAATAGGCATTAAAGAGGTGGCTAACGCGGTTCATTTAAACCCAAATTACTTAAGTGTGTTATTTAAAGAGCATCTCAGCATCACCTTTAGTGACTATGTGATTCGCAGGAGACTCCAACATGCTAAGCACCTTTTACTGTCAACAGATCTCCCTATAGCACTTATTGCAGAGCAAACCGGTTATCAGACAGCTAAATATTTTATTAAACTTTTTAAAGAAAACGAAAGCGTGACACCGAGTCAGTATCGAAAAAAAGCTAGTAATCAACCTTATTAG
- a CDS encoding extracellular solute-binding protein, with translation MKKKPLTSLALVLTSLGVLSACGSTNDTDSEVNLNHSDGTREDVTIEFMHLWPQGSSADHNRIVNQIIDEFESMHPHVTIELEVLENEQYKNKLQVISSSNQLPDVGMTWPAGFLEPYVNGELFAPLDTILDDGLRDEFVAGTVEAYEIDGNTYALPLELNIAPVFYNKAIFEENDVDVPETYDDFLNVIDRLVDNGVTPIALGNRDRWTGSLWYMYLADRIGGSDALNSAIDRSGEFTDERLIDAADKIQEMVAHDAFVAGYNGLSDQEAKSEFMNNNAAMYLIGSWDLPNFTTNEEVPQDFRENVGFFKFPEVKGGDGDINSWVGGAGVGLFVAENSDVKEEAKEFVSYFIREWGKHSVEDAGVIPGTQVNTDEVDLPDLFIDVLDELNNASNITLFADVQMSASVAETHLNMIQSLFGNDVTPEEFTEAHEQALSDED, from the coding sequence ATGAAAAAGAAACCGCTTACATCGTTAGCTTTAGTACTTACTTCTTTAGGTGTTTTATCAGCGTGCGGGTCGACAAACGATACGGACTCAGAAGTGAATCTAAACCATTCAGATGGTACAAGAGAAGATGTGACCATTGAATTCATGCATTTATGGCCTCAAGGAAGTTCAGCTGATCATAATCGCATAGTTAATCAGATCATTGACGAGTTTGAAAGTATGCACCCTCATGTGACCATTGAACTGGAAGTATTAGAAAACGAGCAATATAAGAATAAACTTCAAGTTATCTCATCTTCAAACCAACTGCCCGATGTGGGTATGACGTGGCCAGCAGGATTTTTAGAACCATATGTGAATGGTGAATTATTCGCTCCTCTTGACACAATTCTCGATGATGGGTTAAGAGACGAGTTCGTTGCCGGGACTGTTGAAGCTTATGAGATAGATGGCAACACTTATGCGCTACCATTAGAATTAAATATCGCTCCCGTTTTTTATAACAAAGCGATTTTTGAGGAAAATGACGTAGACGTTCCCGAAACTTATGATGACTTCTTAAATGTAATCGATAGGCTCGTTGATAACGGCGTCACCCCAATAGCGTTAGGGAATCGCGACCGCTGGACGGGTTCACTTTGGTACATGTATTTAGCAGATAGAATTGGGGGCTCTGATGCTTTAAACTCTGCCATTGACCGCAGCGGAGAGTTTACTGATGAAAGACTAATAGATGCAGCTGACAAAATCCAAGAAATGGTCGCCCATGATGCGTTTGTAGCTGGCTATAATGGTTTATCTGATCAAGAAGCTAAATCTGAGTTTATGAATAACAATGCGGCTATGTACTTAATTGGCTCTTGGGATCTCCCAAATTTCACAACGAACGAAGAGGTTCCACAAGATTTTCGTGAGAATGTTGGTTTCTTTAAATTTCCAGAAGTAAAAGGTGGAGATGGTGACATTAATAGTTGGGTTGGCGGTGCTGGTGTCGGACTTTTCGTGGCTGAAAACTCTGACGTGAAAGAGGAAGCTAAAGAATTTGTCAGTTACTTCATTCGAGAGTGGGGAAAGCACTCAGTAGAAGATGCTGGCGTGATCCCTGGAACTCAAGTGAATACTGATGAAGTGGACTTGCCAGATTTATTCATCGACGTACTTGACGAATTAAATAACGCTTCTAACATTACGCTATTTGCTGACGTGCAAATGAGTGCTAGTGTAGCAGAAACACATCTTAATATGATTCAGTCCCTATTTGGCAACGATGTGACACCTGAAGAATTTACAGAAGCACACGAACAGGCTCTCTCTGACGAAGACTAA
- a CDS encoding alpha/beta fold hydrolase — translation MSTIDLPLDELKVYEGINPKPDDFDDYWERALNEMRAVDPQIMFKESDFQVPFATCYDMYFTGVKGARIHVKYVKPLSVHEPVPAVLMFHGYSMHAGDWSSKLAYASLGYAVFAMDVRGQGGESEDVGGVKGNTLKGHIIRGLDDDKDNLFFRDVYLDCAQLAQIVVGMDGIDGTNVSATGWSQGGALTLACASLEPQIKKAAAVYPFLSDFKRVWELDLAIDAYEDIRHYFRRFDPQHKRVKEVFTTLGYIDIQHLAERIQAKTLMATGLMDTICPPSTQFAAFNRIRTEKQLEIYPDFAHEDLPGLHDNIMQYLRQ, via the coding sequence GTGTCGACAATTGACTTACCGTTAGACGAACTAAAAGTATATGAGGGGATTAATCCAAAGCCTGACGATTTTGATGACTATTGGGAACGAGCGCTTAATGAAATGCGTGCGGTAGATCCGCAAATCATGTTTAAGGAAAGTGATTTTCAGGTTCCTTTTGCCACTTGCTATGACATGTATTTCACAGGTGTTAAAGGGGCGCGGATTCATGTGAAATATGTGAAACCCCTGTCTGTACATGAGCCCGTGCCAGCTGTGCTCATGTTTCACGGTTACAGTATGCACGCCGGGGATTGGAGCAGCAAATTGGCCTATGCCAGTTTAGGTTATGCTGTATTTGCAATGGATGTCAGGGGGCAAGGGGGAGAATCAGAGGACGTAGGCGGTGTTAAAGGAAATACATTAAAAGGTCATATTATAAGAGGATTAGATGACGACAAAGATAACTTATTTTTTAGAGATGTTTATCTCGATTGTGCCCAATTAGCCCAGATAGTTGTTGGAATGGACGGGATTGATGGAACGAATGTATCGGCTACAGGCTGGTCACAAGGCGGTGCTTTGACTTTAGCGTGTGCATCCTTGGAGCCACAAATAAAAAAAGCGGCAGCCGTTTATCCTTTTTTAAGTGACTTTAAGCGTGTATGGGAATTAGATTTAGCGATTGATGCGTACGAGGATATAAGACACTACTTTCGACGCTTTGACCCGCAGCATAAACGCGTTAAGGAGGTCTTTACAACTCTCGGCTATATCGACATTCAGCATTTAGCAGAACGTATTCAAGCGAAAACGCTCATGGCCACCGGCTTGATGGATACCATTTGTCCTCCTTCAACACAATTTGCAGCGTTTAATCGCATAAGAACCGAAAAACAATTAGAAATCTACCCAGATTTTGCCCATGAGGATTTACCAGGTCTTCACGATAACATCATGCAATATTTACGACAATAG
- the xylB gene encoding xylulokinase: MGYVLGVDLGTSAVKVLLVNQDGAVVTEAVTEYPLFQEKSGHSEQDPEDWVNGTINAIKAITKNLSDREKIEGISFSGQMHGLVLLDAENQPLRRAILWNDTRTTEQCREIEQKVGVDLLHTITKNPALEGFTLPKLMWVKKYEPELFNEAVTFLLPKDYVRYRLTGAVHMDYSDAAGTLLLNVANKTWSQEMCEKTGVPLTLCPPLVASHEKVGVLREDIAKKCGLSSHVAVFAGGADNACGAIGTGILQEGITLSSTGTSGVVLAYEEDGDKDFNGRVHYFNHGEESAFYTMGVTLAAGYSLNWFKDTFAPHKSFEELVKEAETSPPGARGLLFTPYLVGERTPHADADIRGSFIGVHSGHSLGDFTRAVIEGVTFSLNETVELFREHGKTVDKIVCTGGGAKSDLWLQIQADIFNATVVKLKTEQGPGMGAAMLAAYGLGWFSSLKACSDHFIDESEQYEPNAERVAAYRDLFGIYQRVYNQTKDISADLKPYRSL, from the coding sequence ATGGGGTATGTTTTAGGAGTAGACTTAGGCACGAGCGCAGTGAAGGTGTTGTTAGTTAATCAAGATGGGGCTGTCGTGACAGAAGCTGTTACCGAGTACCCGCTTTTCCAAGAGAAATCGGGGCATAGTGAACAAGATCCTGAAGATTGGGTGAACGGAACGATTAACGCCATCAAAGCTATCACGAAAAACTTATCTGACCGAGAAAAAATTGAAGGTATCAGTTTTTCGGGTCAAATGCATGGCTTAGTTCTCTTAGATGCAGAGAATCAGCCGTTACGTCGTGCCATCTTATGGAATGATACGCGAACGACAGAACAATGTCGAGAGATTGAACAAAAAGTGGGAGTCGACTTACTTCATACAATCACAAAAAATCCAGCACTTGAAGGGTTTACGTTACCGAAACTCATGTGGGTGAAAAAATATGAGCCTGAATTATTCAATGAAGCAGTTACGTTTTTATTACCAAAAGATTATGTGAGGTATCGTTTAACAGGCGCTGTACACATGGATTATTCTGATGCGGCAGGTACTCTCCTATTAAACGTGGCAAACAAGACGTGGAGTCAGGAAATGTGTGAAAAGACAGGTGTGCCGCTAACCTTGTGCCCGCCACTCGTCGCATCTCACGAAAAAGTGGGGGTGTTGCGTGAAGACATAGCAAAAAAATGTGGGCTTTCTTCTCATGTAGCTGTCTTTGCTGGTGGTGCAGATAATGCATGTGGTGCCATAGGAACAGGCATTTTACAAGAAGGTATCACATTAAGCAGTACGGGCACGTCAGGTGTGGTTTTAGCCTATGAAGAAGATGGGGATAAAGATTTTAATGGTCGTGTCCATTACTTTAACCATGGAGAAGAGTCAGCCTTTTATACGATGGGAGTAACGCTTGCGGCAGGTTATAGTTTAAATTGGTTCAAGGACACGTTTGCACCTCATAAATCGTTTGAAGAATTAGTGAAAGAAGCTGAAACATCTCCACCTGGAGCGAGAGGACTCCTATTCACGCCTTACCTCGTCGGGGAACGAACTCCCCATGCCGATGCGGATATTCGGGGAAGCTTTATAGGTGTCCATTCCGGACATTCACTAGGTGATTTTACTCGGGCGGTCATTGAAGGGGTGACATTCTCATTGAATGAAACAGTAGAGTTATTCAGAGAGCATGGCAAGACCGTGGACAAAATAGTGTGCACTGGTGGCGGGGCAAAAAGTGATTTATGGTTGCAAATCCAAGCGGATATTTTTAACGCCACGGTCGTGAAATTAAAAACTGAACAAGGACCGGGAATGGGAGCTGCGATGCTGGCCGCTTACGGACTAGGCTGGTTCTCTTCATTAAAGGCGTGTTCAGATCATTTTATTGACGAAAGCGAACAGTATGAACCGAATGCTGAACGCGTTGCTGCTTATCGTGACTTATTTGGCATCTACCAACGAGTGTATAACCAAACAAAAGACATCTCCGCTGACCTTAAACCGTATCGTTCTCTCTAA
- a CDS encoding glycoside hydrolase family 5 protein has protein sequence MKKRLSQIYHLIICTLIASVGIMGITTSPSEASSGFYVDGSTLYDANGQPFVMRGINHGHAWFKDTASTAIPAIAEQGANTIRIVLSDGGQWEKDDIDTVREVIELAEQNKMVAVVEVHDATGRDSRSDLDRAVDYWIEMKDALIGKEDTVIINIANEWYGSWDGAAWADGYIDVIPKLRDAGLTHTLMVDAAGWGQYPQSIHDYGQDVFNADPLKNTMFSIHMYEYAGGDAETVIRNIDRVIDQGLAVVVGEFGHRHTDGDVDEDTILSYSEETGTGWLAWSWKGNSTEWEYLDLSEDWAGQHLTDWGNRIVHGPNGLQETSKRCTVFTDDNGGSPEPPTATTLYDFEGSTQGWHGSNVAGGPWSVTEWGASGNYSLKADVNLTSNSLHELYSAQNRNLHGYSQLNATVRHANWGNPGNGMNARLYVKTGSDYTWYSGAFTRVNSSHSGTTLSFDLNNIENIHNVREIGVQFSAADNSSGQTAVYVDDVILR, from the coding sequence ATGAAAAAAAGACTATCACAGATTTATCACTTAATTATTTGCACACTTATTGCTAGTGTGGGAATCATGGGAATTACCACATCCCCGTCAGAAGCAAGTTCAGGCTTTTATGTTGATGGCAGTACATTGTATGACGCAAATGGGCAGCCATTTGTCATGAGAGGCATTAACCATGGACATGCTTGGTTTAAAGACACTGCTTCAACAGCTATTCCTGCCATTGCAGAGCAAGGCGCCAACACAATACGTATTGTTTTATCGGATGGCGGCCAATGGGAAAAAGACGACATTGACACGGTTCGTGAAGTCATTGAGCTTGCGGAGCAAAATAAAATGGTGGCTGTCGTTGAAGTTCATGATGCAACGGGCCGCGATTCACGCAGTGATTTAGATCGAGCCGTTGATTATTGGATAGAGATGAAAGATGCGCTTATCGGCAAAGAAGATACGGTCATTATTAACATTGCAAACGAATGGTATGGCAGTTGGGATGGCGCTGCTTGGGCTGATGGCTACATTGATGTCATTCCGAAGCTTCGCGATGCCGGCTTAACACACACCTTAATGGTGGATGCAGCAGGATGGGGACAATATCCACAATCTATTCATGATTACGGACAAGATGTGTTTAACGCAGATCCTTTAAAAAACACAATGTTCTCTATTCATATGTATGAATACGCTGGTGGTGATGCAGAAACGGTCATTAGAAACATCGATAGAGTCATAGATCAAGGTCTTGCTGTCGTGGTTGGTGAGTTCGGTCATAGACACACTGATGGCGATGTTGATGAAGATACAATCCTTAGTTATTCTGAAGAAACTGGCACTGGGTGGCTCGCTTGGTCTTGGAAAGGCAACAGTACCGAATGGGAGTATTTAGACCTTTCAGAAGACTGGGCTGGTCAGCATTTAACTGATTGGGGAAATAGGATTGTTCACGGTCCAAATGGCTTGCAAGAAACATCAAAACGATGCACTGTATTTACAGATGATAACGGTGGTAGCCCTGAACCGCCAACTGCTACTACCTTGTATGACTTTGAAGGAAGTACACAAGGTTGGCATGGAAGCAACGTGGCCGGTGGCCCTTGGTCCGTAACAGAATGGGGTGCGTCAGGCAACTACTCTTTAAAAGCCGATGTGAATTTAACCTCAAATTCTTTACATGAGCTGTATAGTGCCCAAAACCGTAATCTACACGGGTACTCTCAGCTAAATGCAACCGTTCGTCACGCCAATTGGGGAAATCCCGGTAATGGCATGAATGCAAGGCTTTACGTGAAGACAGGTTCTGATTATACGTGGTATAGCGGTGCTTTTACACGTGTCAATAGCTCCCACTCAGGTACAACATTATCGTTTGATTTAAACAACATTGAAAATATTCATAATGTTAGGGAAATAGGCGTGCAATTTTCAGCTGCAGATAATAGCAGCGGGCAAACGGCTGTATACGTTGATGATGTTATTTTAAGATAG
- a CDS encoding sensor histidine kinase, producing MIKQWLEKSNTLRNQILIIFTGTMTMILLLVGMITFNLVMDLLKDNAQSQIEHTANETLARIDSQFETIDIMTSQIATNPFVQQLLVDHSNRHLTAFDKRQSMHHVINSYLAYTNGITSFELYFTDYRRLFPLNELPLYERLDASKIQQAEDEKGRMVWGGFDPQDREAFITIKQINLLDDNFSHGGYLLTKINYDFFEFRSEYGQIDMETDYAVLVDNDDALITTNLPEDMMSEVELNTTAQVVVLQENEYVRVRVVSDDTGWSLIMFKPVNVLVTGLSGIGTAIIIAGAVGFIVFSITSYFLATLLTKPIYHLTQAMRFGKLGALKESPPIISTNEMTELNNTYNHMVETTNYLINVVYEKELTRHRAELKALQAQINPHFLFNTLEALYWTLEEKDEDASNMILTMSQLFRYTISDSQREDWVTLHDEVDHIQRYLAIMKLRFTDRLTWGLYIDRNLLSCQIPKLLIQPLVENAIVHGIGNQLAAGKVTVTVTDQKNDIKISVRDDGAGMDTGTLEKLKQSMKTSLPITSDRTGLALGNIHKRLKLTYPNNANTSIDIVSQLRQGTTVTLIIPKKGVEDHEGKANFDR from the coding sequence GTGATTAAACAATGGCTTGAAAAATCAAACACGTTAAGGAATCAAATTCTCATCATTTTTACAGGGACGATGACGATGATCCTTTTACTCGTTGGCATGATTACGTTCAACCTTGTCATGGATCTATTAAAAGACAATGCTCAAAGTCAAATTGAACATACAGCTAACGAAACATTAGCAAGAATTGATTCACAATTTGAAACAATTGACATAATGACGAGTCAGATCGCAACTAATCCTTTCGTTCAGCAATTACTCGTAGACCATTCTAATAGACATCTCACCGCTTTCGACAAACGGCAATCCATGCATCATGTGATTAACAGTTATCTCGCATACACAAACGGGATCACTTCCTTTGAGTTATACTTTACTGATTACCGTCGCCTGTTCCCACTAAATGAACTTCCCTTATACGAAAGACTAGATGCCTCTAAAATTCAGCAAGCTGAAGATGAAAAAGGACGAATGGTATGGGGTGGATTTGATCCGCAAGATCGAGAAGCTTTTATAACGATCAAGCAAATTAACTTGCTCGATGACAACTTCTCTCATGGCGGCTATTTATTAACTAAAATTAATTATGATTTTTTTGAATTTAGAAGCGAGTATGGGCAAATCGATATGGAGACGGATTATGCCGTATTAGTTGATAACGATGACGCGCTGATTACAACGAACCTTCCTGAAGACATGATGTCAGAAGTTGAGTTAAATACGACTGCCCAAGTCGTCGTTTTACAAGAAAACGAGTATGTTAGAGTTCGTGTAGTCTCCGATGACACTGGGTGGTCGTTGATTATGTTTAAACCAGTCAATGTTTTAGTAACCGGTTTATCTGGGATAGGGACAGCCATTATCATAGCAGGTGCCGTCGGGTTTATCGTGTTTAGCATTACCTCCTATTTTTTAGCAACGCTCTTAACTAAACCCATTTATCATTTAACACAAGCGATGCGATTTGGAAAACTAGGTGCTCTAAAAGAAAGCCCGCCCATTATATCAACTAATGAAATGACTGAGCTGAATAACACGTATAATCACATGGTGGAAACGACGAACTATTTAATTAACGTTGTTTATGAAAAAGAACTGACTCGTCATCGTGCTGAACTAAAAGCACTCCAAGCACAAATTAATCCACATTTTTTATTCAATACTTTGGAAGCGCTTTATTGGACATTAGAAGAAAAAGATGAAGACGCTTCAAATATGATTTTAACGATGTCTCAGCTTTTTAGATATACGATCAGTGATAGTCAACGTGAAGATTGGGTTACACTCCATGATGAAGTCGACCATATCCAACGTTATTTAGCCATAATGAAGTTACGCTTTACAGACCGTCTCACATGGGGCCTTTATATTGACCGTAACCTTTTATCATGTCAGATACCTAAATTATTGATTCAGCCTTTAGTGGAGAATGCCATTGTTCATGGTATAGGTAACCAGCTTGCTGCTGGTAAGGTGACTGTAACAGTCACCGACCAAAAGAATGATATCAAAATAAGTGTCCGTGATGATGGGGCAGGTATGGACACTGGCACATTAGAAAAATTAAAGCAATCTATGAAAACAAGTCTTCCAATAACGTCAGATCGTACTGGCTTGGCATTAGGCAATATTCACAAACGACTGAAGCTCACCTATCCAAATAATGCTAACACATCTATAGATATCGTAAGCCAACTCAGACAAGGGACAACTGTCACACTTATCATCCCTAAAAAAGGAGTTGAAGACCATGAAGGCAAAGCAAATTTTGATCGTTGA
- a CDS encoding ROK family transcriptional regulator, whose translation MAAYQQAIKLKNKKILLNAIRKYEPISRAELAQTLHLTKGTVSALVDELIDDHYCYQIGLGESSGGRRPLMLKFNEKAGYTISIDIGVNYIFAGLIDLKGKIIKESFQPFNTSHFEHTVTEVSSMIDQFMTEIEGAPYHVIGIGFGIPGLVTTEGDIMITPNLNWQKVNLTHLFSEKYGVPIIVENEANAGAIGEKAYGNAQKNSHFVYVSAGIGIGVGLVLNNQLYRGSNGFTGEMGHMIIHTNGLPCSCGSKGCWEMYASEMALLNRCMTTNSALSSPTLEELIRLAETDKAVTEAFKQTAHYLGIGLTNILNTFNPEKIIVGNRLAKAEHLLIDELTHVMTSTTLPHLEAAVDIRFSQKHQYATILGLTAILIDRFLTNQFSHVENLHSF comes from the coding sequence ATGGCCGCTTATCAACAAGCAATCAAGCTAAAAAATAAAAAGATTCTTTTAAATGCCATTAGGAAATATGAACCTATTTCCCGAGCAGAGCTTGCTCAAACGTTACATTTAACGAAAGGGACGGTCTCGGCGCTCGTCGATGAATTAATTGATGACCATTACTGTTACCAAATAGGATTAGGTGAATCAAGTGGGGGACGACGGCCACTGATGCTTAAATTCAATGAAAAGGCTGGTTATACGATTAGCATTGACATTGGTGTGAACTACATCTTTGCCGGCCTCATTGATTTAAAGGGAAAAATAATTAAGGAATCTTTCCAACCATTTAATACGTCGCATTTTGAACATACCGTTACGGAAGTCAGCTCTATGATTGACCAGTTTATGACTGAAATAGAAGGGGCACCGTATCATGTGATAGGAATTGGCTTTGGTATTCCTGGCTTGGTCACTACAGAGGGAGATATAATGATTACACCTAACCTTAATTGGCAAAAAGTGAATTTAACACACCTCTTTTCTGAAAAATATGGGGTGCCTATTATCGTTGAAAATGAAGCAAATGCAGGGGCAATAGGGGAAAAAGCTTATGGTAACGCCCAGAAAAACAGCCACTTTGTCTATGTAAGTGCTGGCATCGGAATTGGCGTAGGTCTTGTGTTAAATAATCAGCTTTATCGCGGTTCAAATGGCTTTACAGGCGAGATGGGACATATGATTATCCATACAAACGGCTTACCTTGCAGCTGTGGCAGTAAAGGCTGTTGGGAAATGTATGCTTCTGAAATGGCCCTACTAAACAGATGTATGACAACGAATTCAGCTTTATCCTCACCAACTCTTGAAGAATTAATCAGATTGGCAGAAACAGATAAAGCCGTGACAGAAGCATTTAAACAAACAGCACATTATTTAGGAATCGGTCTTACTAATATTCTCAACACCTTTAATCCTGAAAAAATCATTGTTGGCAATCGTCTAGCTAAAGCAGAGCATTTGCTTATTGACGAATTAACACATGTCATGACATCTACTACGTTACCTCACCTAGAGGCAGCGGTAGACATCCGTTTTTCTCAGAAACATCAATACGCGACCATACTCGGTTTAACAGCTATTCTCATTGATCGCTTTTTAACGAACCAATTCTCTCATGTTGAAAATCTTCATTCATTCTAA